The sequence CTTCCATGAAACAAAACCGAGTGCGGAGTGATTGCAAATGTGTGCTCGTCGACACAATACGAGGACTTCACCTACCACATATTGCCTCAATTCAACGTTAGTTTTCACGCATATTATGATATACTCACCAAGTCTGTTCAGTTTCGCCACACAACGAACGGGAAACAACTGCAGCAATTGGACTGCTCATTCAAATGCTACATGTCATCAGTCGCGTTTTGGAATACTCCTTGCGTTATCCGATTGTGCCTGCAGCATCTTTTTCTAAAGTTTACTGTCCGATAGATGACAAATGGTGAGTAGAAAATTACTtgtaaaattgacaaaataaaaGTACATAGAAtagacaaaaattgaacaaaaaaagaggCATTACGTTTGGCATTTTAGTCAATCCATTAATTGGTTCTCTTGTTTCTTAAGTCAGAAAAGACCTGTACTCTTTTGACCAACGTTCTAGAAAAGATGATTTTCTGATTGTCGCCTGTCAAGTATGTGGCGCATTTTGATAATAGACCAGAAAAGTtacaaaatgtcaaaaattatgCCGctaggaaacattttttggaatttcctgTAAAAGACGCCCAATGGTATCAAGATCCCTCCAAAATACATTTAgtcgttcaaatttttagtaactGTCAATTAACACTTCCGTTCTATACCAAAATAGTatcaaattaatatttgtaGATTGCATTCAAATCACCTATAATGTTCACAACTGCTATATAACCTCTTACACTTAAGTGCTTAGGATAGTTGTGAgctttttcatgaaaaactctTATCGGATTCagcataccaaaaaaattcaataactATAATTTCAGATACTGAGACCTATAAAGTTGATAGAAAAGATTTAATCTTTGGAATACTGACTACCCAGCTGCTATAAGACTTCctaaaagtttccaaaatgttgCCATTATTTCGAAAGgcatcaacttttttgaaatttgaatcatGTTAAGTTTTATGTTTTGGTAGTGTATATTTTGTTTTAGATATTACAGTAACAATTATGAACATGTAATTGTCTGAGTTTCCTTATTTTATGCGCGGTAAAAAGTTGATTGATAAGCCGATATATTCCAAACTTCTGAATATGATTAATTACACGATTTTCAGCATTGTGGcacgttttaaaattattttgaattattttagaGATTATCTGCGGCGCCAAATTCTAAAATAAGTAGcatacaattttcttttttttgctattttctcAAAGATTTCTAAATAGTTTACGACAATTTAGTTAATATTTaaacttcttgaaaagttgaattgtACGCAATAGGAAAAATGCAACAGTTCTTTTTTCACagtcttttgaaaattttcaaaataaattatttgtcACTTTCACGGAAGATAAATACAGCGGACACTGCCAGCAATTGCTTGTTTCTCACGGTTCTCAAAAAAGGATTACAACTTGCTTGGTGCACCACCAGCAAGTGTATACTTTTACTTGTTTCAGGGGAATCTTAGTTGCTAAATGAGAAATAGTACTTTTCTTGTACTACTATTGAAAATAGTAAAACGCGTAGAGTAGGATATTATGAGCAGCTTGCAAGGTGTGTTTCTTATTCAAAACGAAATATATAATGAAGGCTACTTGCTTCGACAAACATATGCGAGAAATACACCAGGACAAGTGGGGAGTCGCCGGAAAATGTTTGTGAAGAAATGcccgccaaaattaaaaatggtaCAATGGAGTAGGCAAGTGGTGCCAGCCAGTAATCAGGGAGGGCGcccgtgtgtgtgtgtgtggccCCACTGATTTGTGATTGGTGTCAGAGAGTTAGAGAAGAAGAGTCACACACACATTTCGATGGCTATGTATGGCCTTGCAAGTTGAAACGATAGATACACTGTTGGCGAACAGAGCAAACATACTTTTTTCTGTGGCAACATCTGACTGAATATCTTCCCCTTGCACACTTTCACAGTGTGTTATTCAAGAGAGTTTAGTGGTGGTTTTTGTTGCgaatggtttaaaaaattagatgtaTCGCGTTTCTCTTCTAAAAAGTGGTATATCCCTAATGGGAAATACAAGGCGGTGTggtaaaaaaaccgaaaaatctaTGGTGATACAATGCTTAAATATCATGAGAACATTtctttatttggaaaatgtttatttcgagccaaaaagtggtgaaaacGGAGTTTACAAATGTTAGGATCCTTTCAAACTAACTaatgcaattaatttttagggCAACGCTATCCGGATGGAAGAAAAGATCGGAACGTGAACGATTTCTTGAAGGACTCAGTTGGCTAGCCAAAAATATTGCCCAACTTCGATCCGACTGCGGAATTCCTACTCCAATGGCTGATAAGACACTTTCAGTATTAGCGGACTGGATACGTTCAGTGGTTGAAGGGTGGGTATATAAtcagaaagagaaagagagagagagagagagagagagagagagagagagagagagagagagagagagagagagagagagagagagagagagagagagagagagagaaacatATATCTGACGCTCTAGCCTTTGGAGCGCAAGCCTTATTTATATAGACTctaaaaccaataaaaatgcATAATTTATGCACAAGAATGTTGACGAACaaaattttcccttttttacAGGAAATATGTGTGCATTTATGATCGGCCTATCAACAATACAAGTAGTCCTTCAAGCCTTCTCGTCAACTTCCAACCACCACAAGATGCTTTACCTACAGACCTACCGGTACCATGATGATATCCATGTTGACTTACTGCACACATTTCATGTTGCATTGTTTgggtttatttattttcagtgtttgaaaaaaaaacgaatttattttttgtattgtttttatttgttttttatttgtgttCCACTAGGTTTAATACCTAGTTTCAAGTATTtgtatttatattttgaaactctATCACATCTACTACAACAAGTTCTCAGAACCAATGGACGAAACACACGAGAATGAGGCGTCCGATTCCTTTGATCCAGTGTTCGAAAATTCCTACcatgatgacgtcacattcAACACAGAAGACGACGATGAGCCACCATTAGAGCCTCGATTCAAATATGAGCGTCTGAAAGGAGAGGAAACACTTCCATTTATGAAAACGGCAACTTTCACGTCAATCGATCTGCACGATAAATTTATTGCAATTGGTACGGCTACTGGTCTCATTTACATTCTCGATCATCATGGGTATGGGAATTTTGATAGCGTACCGGTAAGTTAAGTAcggccagtggggaaattattTGAATCCATTTCTATTATGCTGAAAATGACTAACTAGGGAATGACCAGAATAAATGgagcgatattcaaaaaaaaaatattgtatcggaaagctgacattctctactataagaatatgactgaaatttttgcccgttcgggctggaaatctgaaatttttacgtctgaaattctacactgaaatcagtgcatttcctatggttaacagtggatttttgtctctggcgccaacagaagtctcaccacaatggtgGAAGGGCGAAAACATCGGTTCGGTGGTCGAGTGGTGAACGCGTTCGCCTCTTGAGCAGAAGTTTGTGGGTTCGGTTCCCATACATGGTTTAacttttggccttttttatacaaaattttcagaacgggAAACAAGtatttagaacttttttttgagggttttacataatttttttgctttttaattgaaccataattaccctggaaacttttcagaaattttaatttttttcgaaaattgtcacttttttctccacccatgagaaaatttgatcgaaaaatttttttttgaaatttttttaaaaatgcatgaaatattttagagtgtcacaaataacctatttttcattattttcaatgacCGAATCATTGATTCTGATGCCTTATCAAGACGTTTTACCAAATCGATATTGGCAAAACATCTTGTTTTTGAGGCTCCATATCtctgcaggaaaaaatcgcactaaaaagtgattaactgaaaacttgttaaacacaatgtaatctaaaacttttcagttgaacacttttttgtaaaaaatttcgttgccGAGTTGGAACCAATTGATTTGagcttcattatttttgaatattctaaatAGTTAAAGATCTATATCTTggcaacgaaattttttacaaaaaagtgttcaactgaaaagttttagattacattgtgtttaacaagttttcagttaatcactttttagtgcgattttttcctgcagaGATATGGAGCCTCAAAAACAAGATGTTTTGCCAATATCGATTTGGTAAAACGTCTTGATAAGGCATCAGAATCAATGATTCGgtcattgaaaataatgaaaaataggttatttgtgacactctaaaatatttcatgcatttttaaaaaaatttcaaaaaaaaatttttcgatcaaattttctcatgggtggagaaaaaagtgacaattttcgaaaaaaattaaatttctgaaaagtttccagggtaattatggttcaattaaaaagcaaaaaaattatgtaaaaccctcaaaaaaatgttctaaatacTTGTTTcccgttctgaaaattttgtataaaaaaggccaaaagtTAAACCATGTATGGGAACCGAACCCACAAACTTCTGCTCAAGAGGCGAACGCGTTCACCACTCGACCACCGAACCGATGTTTTCGCCCTTCcaccattgtggtgagacttctgttggcgccagagacaaaaatccactgttaaccataggaaatgcactgatttcagtgtagaatttcagacgtaaaaatttcagatttccagcccgaacgggcaaaaatttcagtcatattcttatagtagagaatgtcagctttccgatacaatattttttttttgaatatcgctccatttattctggtcattccctagtaagtatcattttataataaaatttgtggaaaattttttttgagaggtTTTATTCTGATTTTGGTGATTTTGGTCAACATATCAAGGGTTTTTAATCATTTCCTATTAGTCAcactccacttttaaaattacaaaattagttcatacatttttcagcCCTTGAAACCCCATCGTTGTGCAGTTTCCAAAGTGAAGTTTGATGAGACTGGATCTTACGTGCTCAGTTGTGCGAATGACTCAAAAATTGTGGTATCTGGTGTTGGAAATGACAAATTATGTTGCGTAAGTTAGAAAAATTCACAGCTGATGGCAAAATTATTGTTATTCAGACAATAAACATTCAAGTTATGCCAAAGTCTATATATTTTTCCCCTGACTTTATCCGACAGCAATCCGGCCACTGCTTCATCATGGGAGAGCGGAACCTGGTTCTTTATGAGAAAAGAATGTTTCAATACAAAGCTTCGGTCTGTTGAATTATAAATATTGTTGTATAGGgttttaaattcttttttattttccagagtCTGTACTCTGGATCCGAAAGAGATGGTTTTATCCACTGTTGTTCTTGGAATGAGAATCTCATTGCGTTCACAAATGATACCGGAACAAGAGTCTACGAAAGGTACCCTattttggatttattttttaattgctatATATTGTTTTCAGAGGCGCAGAGAGAATCATCACAAGTGTTCAGCCATCACATGACGTGGATCGCGTCCGATCATCTCGCTCACCACCGAAACACACTTGGATGCCTGAGAACAACTTAGTGATTGGTTGGGCAGACACGGTTACCATCCTCAAAATTCGTGATGATGATGGAGTAAAAAAAGGAGAGGTTCATCATATTTTCCACGTATCAATGTTCATTTGTGGAATCTCCTACATCCCGGAAAGCGGCATCGACAATATGGAGCTGTTCCTAGTTGGGTTGCAGTTGGAAGGGGAGGACTTTGATGATTGTGCGGTAAGgttattcgagaaaattcattTCTGTAGTTGCCAtactataatattttcagtcagtTATTTCCACTGTGACAACATTGACCGCATTGGAAAGTAGTGCATGCACAATCCTGAAGACGTCTGTGATCCGGCCACTTGGATTGAAAGAATTTGAGCTTCAGTCAGAGGATATGATTGAAAGGTGAGTGGGAAGCATGCAGATCATACTAAACGcttaaaaagtgaaatttccaGCGTCAAACTCTCCAACCATACTTTGCCATACATGATTCACGGTCTTGGAATTCCTTACCTTGCCACATACTTTATATTGACAACGAAGCACATTATTATGGCGGTACCATATGGCCCGGAAGACGGCATTCGTTGGAGATTGAAGTATAAACTCTACGATGAAGCGTTGGATATGGCAAAGCACAATGTACggtttgattttcagatatgatttttaaaaactagtttATCAATTCAGGCCGACTTACTCTCCAAAACTGATCTCAGTCCGAAGAAAGTGGGGAGGATGATTATCGAGGGATACCTGACTGGAAAACGAGCAAGAGCAGCTGCTTCCCGCCTTCCATTGATCTGTGGAGAATGCAAGGAGGAGTGGGAATGGGCAGTGAATCAGTTTGAGGAAGTCAAATTATGCACTCTACTAGCGGAGgtgatttttaactttttgactATTGAAAAAACTGCAATGCTGGAATAGCTCAGATGGTTGCCGCTATAAATCACGAGGTTGCAAGTTCAAGTTCTCCCTAGACTTTCCAAGTAGGTGCTGAAACACCTGTCGAGCCCGTCTTGCGGCGACCCCTACCTGCCTAACGTAGCGAGCAGCGCCTTCGGTATAGGAACCCGATAAGTTTCGGTTGTCCCGACAGATTTAGGGTTCGGCGTAAGGTGGACAGGTTTAGGCAGCGCCAGACACTGAAAACGCGTCTGTCTTTTATGAATGGCATAGTCCTGCCCTTTTCAAGTGTATACAGTCTTAATTGGAAAGTGGAGCTATTCACTGCATTAGTCTCCGGCCCGGACGTGGTTTAAACTAGAGGACTAGAGCTCAATGGAAGCATCACCAGACAGAATATCTGACTTCTAGATCCGCAATGCATAGACCTTGAGGAATGGATCGTgctttaatattttcagtccgttgtatgtagtttttttcaatttcaggtcCTGCCCGATGGCACTCCGACATTGGATCCAGAGTGCTACCAGAAAGTTCTTATTGCTTGTCTGTTCAACAATGTGAAGCAGTTCCGGAAATTGGTACAGACGTGGAGTCCGGATCTCTATATGACCAGTTTTATAATCGATCGGACTCAATGGCGCATTCAACAAATCAGCAAATCGGGCAATCTAGCAGACGTTGACGAGACTGAGCGAGTTTTGATGGACGCTTTGGCACATTTGTATCTCTACGAGAGAAAGTACGAGAGCGCACTGAAAATCCTTATGTCGTgtcaagattttcaaattttcaatgttattGACAAGCATCAACTCTTCGATCTTGTCAAGGATCAAATCACCGAACTGATGAACATCAACTCTGAACGTGCTCTTCGGCTGTTGCTCGACAACGCTGATTCGGTGGAGCCATCATTTGTGATGGAGAAAATTGGGCGACAGCCGAAACTGCAACTCGCGTATCTCACAAAACTGATGAGCAGAAACGAGGGAACTGAGTTTGCTGACAAAGCTGTCCAGTTGTATGCTGAATACGACCAGAAGAAgcttcttccatttttgagaaagaatGCAAACTACAATGTGAACAAGGCACGAAAGTTGTGCTCGGATAAGGGATATATTGAAGaggtaaaaatttttgaaatataatttaattataaagcttcaactttcagacaatCTATCTTCTTGCCAAAAGTGGAAATCATTATGATGCTGTGAAAATGATGGTTCGAGAGTATCGGAACATGGAAAAAGTCATCGATTACTGCAAAGGTGATTCAATTCATTTTATCAACTGCTTCTAATGTTTAATTAATTCTAGATCAAAATGACCCCGATTTATGGATTCACCTTCTAGGAGTAGTTGCCGAGTTTCCTGCTCATTTTTCGCAGCTTATCATTGAAGCGTCAAACTGCCTCGATCCTCTCCTGATTATGGACAAACTACCGGACGATTCGGATATTCCTAACTTGAGTGAAGCGCTCGACAAACTTCTCGTTGACTATACAAATCATGCAGAGCTTCAGCAATGTACGTTTGGATATTTTTACTTTGCTGGCGGTTTAAAAGTGGAACATCGCTAGtgggaaattattaaaaatggtTCTTGAATGTCATAGTGAAAATTGCCaataatgtttaaattttttacagttgaCAAGTTCTTTGCGAGAGGTGGAAACTTGATATGCAAAAACGAAAACGCATTCGCATTATCTTTTTGCAGGTTGCTACGACTCAACCTTGAACGATCTGAATGTTCTCACTCAAGGACTGATATCGGCAGCTGATGAATCAGTTTCCGTGAACATAGTATCCAGATGTTCATTATGTGCTCAAATCATCATCAATTCTAACcaagaaacaacaaaaaagttttcggatATAAAAGTGTTCAAATGCGGACACATTTTTCACTTGGCTTGTTCTACTTCTGAGGTACccttaaataaattttctgggTCCAACAAAAtgttctgcaattttcagatggaacgCCGTCAATCAATTGAGGAGGGCCTCTGCATTGCGTGCTCTGATCAAATCGAACTCATCAACGTGTAAATATTAATTCAGgttaacttttaaaactgGAACTTgtcagaatttgaaatttgaaatttcaaatgtcaaatttcaaacttcaaaatttattacgGCTACTTATGTTCATTTCTGTGATCCACTTCTTGGCTAGTTATATATATGTTTGTCTTATTTCCCGTGTTAaataaattatcgaaattGAGCAGATCAACATTATCttcatttgacaaaaatataGGAATAATGCatcattcaactttttttttacattctgTTTATATCTGCACACAATTAGCACTCTTTGATGCATTTGAAATAGATGACCTAGTTAGAGGGGAGAACGATGGCATCCAATGTAATAagaattcaataaatatttaggAACGAACATTATAAACTTTGAATATGAATCAGGAGACAACGGTTTTTTGGAAcgctggaaaatttgaaatggaaacaaaaaatgtggttGATGGAGTTGGAAGTGGGTAAAAGAAACAACTTTAGCAAATGAGAAGAAATGGCAAATCGATCAAATTTAAAGCTTTTGCGGTATGGTATTATACAAAGTGATAGTGCTGCGAACAATCAATTCTTTGAGGTTGGAATGTTTGGAAGATGTGCTCTTTGGTCCTCGAGGCGACCGGCTTGCATGCGCATCACAATTGCGGTcacatcttcttcttttttcttgtcaacttctgaaaaaaatccgatttaatttaaaaaatgctgaaaaatttttatctgaaaaaattaccttCCTGACCCTCTGGTTTGATAGGTGGCAGCTCGCTACGTTGCTCGTCAAGCCGTTCGCCTTGAACACGCATCAGCCACTCGACAAGATGTTCATCTAGCTCCTCGTTTCCGGGATCTCtgtaaatgcaaaaaagttaaGAAGGAACTTTACGGCACTGGCATTGTGAGCACATCACCGACAAAATCGGGCACTATCCCGCCCGGCTCGAAAAAACGGGCGCAATATGCGGCCAGTTTTGTTATGCGCGCATTATGCACTCACGTATTGAGTCTGCGAAGAATAATCTGTCCGTTCGGATTGAGCCCCGGCAAGAATGGCGCCCGCTGATCATCCATTCTTCGTCCTTGAGCGTTCAGAAGCAAATCGATCAGTACCTCAGAACCATCTGAAAGATCATAAATTAAGCGGGTTATGCAGAGGAACTCAAAAAACATGAGTTGAGAAGAGCCGATGGCACTCTTTAAAAAAGGGAATATGGGGGAGAAGCAATGAAATTTTGTCAGCTACACTGCGCTTCTCCGTCTCACTCGCACAGCCGCCGCAGGCTATTCGGCGTCAACTTGTCGTTGACTTTGAAACATTCTCTCTTTCCGGCTTCTAAATCTTTCTAGTTCTGAATTTCACGcacaagaaagaaaaaagagaaaaaatggagagagagagtgtgtgTCACACTTTCCATCCAGCAGAAGCAAGAAAAGGAGCTTTTTAGACCTctcaaacacttttttaatcaTCCTAGTGTCTTTTCATGcgagtgaaaaatgaaataagtGTCCCTTGACTTGCAAGCGACAAGACTAAAGTACAAAAGAATGAGAGGAAACTCGATTGTGAGAATAAGGATACAATTGGAAATTATTGTAGTTGTTAGTAAAACAACTTCTGGTTATGTACCTAAGCCATTTTCACTAGACTAATCTGATCATATGGTCATAGTGtcaattaaaagaaaatcttTCGTCTTTATGAAAAGTGTTGTCCACATGCTAGATAGACACTGACAACAACTTGTCTGAGGAACCAGATTCTAGAATTACTAATGTGCTCGAATAATGATTTGTttttgtctctctctctcttgagAGAGATGTTTTTATTATGAATTATATGTTTTTGCCAGTTACCATTATTCGGCAATGTGTTATCAATAGCAGCGTCAATAGCAGAGGAAGGATCAGAGTTGGTAGAGTTCATCATTAGAAATAAATGAGGACGAATGACTATGTGTGTTTTGAATTagggaatgaaaaaaaaacaaaaatctataaaGAAGAGTGGAGTTGTGTTAGAGCTCATAAATATTCAATACCTTTGGCACTGAAACTATATTGCAAGTTTAGGGGTGAGGGGAACACATACTAATTATCACGTTTACACAACTTTCACACTCACCAGTCGATGAGTTGTCGGGCTCAGTGTCCACTTGGCGAACTCGAAAGTCAAGATTTGAACTGAGAACTGACGCGTCGACACGTTGATCGTTCATCCGTTTCGACTGCAGCTTTGCAAGCATATCAAAGAACTCTTCCTTCTCGTAGCGGTCCTCGGCGAGCGGATCCTCCGGCGTCTGAAATGCACACAAAATTTATTGCACTGGTTGGGGGTTGGTCAAAAACAtatgttgcaaatttttaagagTAGGACGAGGAGAACTCAAATTAGCTCAAAATAAAACAGGGTGTTCATGTCTCGTTCATTGAATGAAACGATAATAATTCAAAGGAGGAATATGGATTCCGAGTATTTTGTACGTAGAGACTCAAAAtgtgcatttaaaaaattatgctcAATTCGGCAAAGCTCTCAcactttgtaaattttttccattttgcaGCGGTCGAAAATCGACGTTTATTTGATCATCATCCTTTATTGCACATTTTAATAGTTTAGCATATTATTTCGTTAGTTTTACAGGTACATTTAATGCCAATAGAAAACCAATTTTGGCATTTCTCATCACCTATCGACTTTAAATGAACCGCAAAGGGCAAATgggaaaattataaacttttaGCTGCatccctttttttttgcaatttttgttttaaccGCCAtatcaaatgttgaaaatttttgagattactGTAACTTGGGTACTAGTGCATCTAGtgcatttttatttgcaaataaAGGAAGCACTTTTCAGCAAGCTTGAAAATGATGATACAATAACGCCAAGTTAAAGTAACCCCTTGTCCGCGTGGAAGACCCATTTATGAAGAATATAGAGAAAATTCTTATCTTTCCACGTATGCGTGATACCACAATTTAAATgtataaaactttcaaaactccGGTTTTAAATTTGGCATTATATAAAAGTATTTTACGCCGGAAGTactaaaaaatacataaattaataaaacaaataaaacttaCATTGACTGGTTTATCGTGAATATTGCGTTTTTGA comes from Caenorhabditis elegans chromosome X and encodes:
- the ags-3 gene encoding TPR_REGION domain-containing protein (Confirmed by transcript evidence) → MRRAHANIANCHALKSNMPLAIQHYKLAYNLAIEIGNKTEEAQMAYSLANALYIGKEVQKAITYFQRHLKIARSLEDISGQLRSYYSLALSFNNLCERRKALYFLVLAKRSSLQVNDTSALTDIDNLLNEILEAGQEDVLVDDIELIIDESADPAPADIEHRELRLTYFQKRNIHDKPVNTPEDPLAEDRYEKEEFFDMLAKLQSKRMNDQRVDASVLSSNLDFRVRQVDTEPDNSSTDGSEVLIDLLLNAQGRRMDDQRAPFLPGLNPNGQIILRRLNTDPGNEELDEHLVEWLMRVQGERLDEQRSELPPIKPEGQEEVDKKKEEDVTAIVMRMQAGRLEDQRAHLPNIPTSKN
- the ags-3 gene encoding TPR_REGION domain-containing protein (Confirmed by transcript evidence) — translated: MAYSLANALYIGKEVQKAITYFQRHLKIARSLEDISGQLRSYYSLALSFNNLCERRKALYFLVLAKRSSLQVNDTSALTDIDNLLNEILEAGQEDVLVDDIELIIDESADPAPADIEHRELRLTYFQKRNIHDKPVNTPEDPLAEDRYEKEEFFDMLAKLQSKRMNDQRVDASVLSSNLDFRVRQVDTEPDNSSTDGSEVLIDLLLNAQGRRMDDQRAPFLPGLNPNGQIILRRLNTDPGNEELDEHLVEWLMRVQGERLDEQRSELPPIKPEGQEEVDKKKEEDVTAIVMRMQAGRLEDQRAHLPNIPTSKN
- the ags-3 gene encoding Activator of G protein signaling (Product from WormBase gene class ags;~Confirmed by transcript evidence) — protein: MLAKLQSKRMNDQRVDASVLSSNLDFRVRQVDTEPDNSSTDGSEVLIDLLLNAQGRRMDDQRAPFLPGLNPNGQIILRRLNTDPGNEELDEHLVEWLMRVQGERLDEQRSELPPIKPEGQEEVDKKKEEDVTAIVMRMQAGRLEDQRAHLPNIPTSKN
- the ags-3 gene encoding Activator of G protein signaling (Product from WormBase gene class ags;~Confirmed by transcript evidence), whose translation is MDDQRAPFLPGLNPNGQIILRRLNTDPGNEELDEHLVEWLMRVQGERLDEQRSELPPIKPEGQEEVDKKKEEDVTAIVMRMQAGRLEDQRAHLPNIPTSKN